In Prochlorococcus marinus CUG1435, the genomic window TATTGCTATTGGCAGTGGATTCCCTTTGGGTCCAGAGGGGCCATCGGTTCAAATGGGAGGATCAGTTGCTTGGCAAATGGCTAAATGGCTCAAAGCTCCTACGGCTTTCAGAAGAGTGATAGTAGCAGCAGGTGGTGGTGCTGGAATAGCTGCAGTATTTAGCGCTCCTTTAGGAGGGTTTATTTATGCAATAGAAGAGCTATTAAACTCTGCTAGACCAGTAATTTTGCTTTTAGTAGTAGTTACAACTTTCATTGCAGATTCATCTGCTGATATTCTTCAAGCCTTGGGTTTAGATCCTAAAGCAGGAGGCTTTGATTTTAACCTCGGATTTCTGATTCAAAAAGAATATGACCCATCAGTTTTCTTCTTACCTATAGATTTTATTTACCTAGTTTTACTAGGAATAATTATTGGGATTTTTGCAGAACTATACAGCAAATATGTTTTGTTAATGCAAAATATTGGGAAAAAGTGGTATAAAAATAAATTTATTTTAAAAATGAGTATCTGTGGACTTATTTTGGGAAGTATCTATTCTTTTTTACCAAGTACATTTCATAATTTAGATGAATTACAGAAAATAATAGCTGAGCAAAATACAAGTATCGGAATTGCTTTGTTAGCAGTTTTAGTATTATTTATCACGACAGGTTTAGCTGCAGCATCTGGAGCTCCTGGAGGATTATTTTATCCAATGCTTACTTTGGGAGGATCAGTCGGACTCATAATGGGGAACTGGGTAGAAATTGCAACAGGACATGCACCTAGCACATACATTTTTGCCGGAATGGGAGCTTTTGTAGCAGGATGTTCGCGAACACCAATAACAGCTATGTTTTTAGCTTTTGCCTTAACAAAAAATTTATTGATAATGAAACCTGTCTTAATTAGCTGCATTGCTAGTTTTTTTATGGCAAGAGCTTTTAATGAAGAGTCAATTTATGAAAGACAAATACAAATAGAATTAGAAGACTAAGAAATTATCTTCAATCAAAAACAGCAGTTTTGCTGTTATAAACAAATACTTGATGATTTAAATGTAATCTAACTGCTCTTGCTAGAGCTATTCTCTCAATATCTCTTCCTTTTCTAATCAAATCATCTACTTCATCCCTATGACTTACATTAACTGTGCATTGCTCTATTATCGGACCATCATCAAGATCTTCAGTAACGTAGTGGGCTGTAGCACCGATCAATTTTACACCCCTCTTCCATGCTCGATGATATGGTTGCGCCCCCTTAAATGCGGGTAAGAAAGAATGATGAATATTTATAATTGAAGAAAACTTTTTTAAAAAAGAGTCGCTCAAAATTTGCATGTATTTGGCTAATACAACAAGATCAATTTCATATTCTTGTAGCAAATTTAAAAATTGATCTTCAACATCAGATTTATCATTATTAAAAGTATCAATATAGACAAATTGCGCATTAAAATCATTTGCAATAATTTCAAGATCAGAATGATTTGAAATTATTAACGGCACTTTCATTTTGAGTTCACCATTTCTTACTCGCCAAAGTAAATCAATCAAACAATGATTTTGTTTACTCACGAAAATAGCAACATTTGGAATCTCATCAGAATAGTTTACGTTAAATTTTCCATTTACTTCAGATGCAATTTTTTCAAATTCATCGTAAATTTGATCTCTATTAAAAGATGGATTTTTACTATCCCATTCGATTCGACTAAGAAACAAACCAGCATCTTGATCTGTATGATGATCAGAATGCTTTATATTGCCACCATAATTTGAAATCCAACTTGTAAGTAGACTTACAAGACCAGGTCTATCGGGACAAACAATTTTGAATATAATTGAAGGATGTTCCAAAAATCTTTAACTATTTAGTCAGGTAAGTGAGTATATCTAATATATCAATGAAAAGCTTAAAAGAAAATTTTCAAAAAACACACATAATTATTATTGGATCTGGAATCATTGGTAAATTTAACGCTCTAGAATTATCAGAATTAGGTTTCCAGGTAACCATTGTAGACCCTGCTCAACAAAAAAATAGTAGCAATGCAGCATTGGGCTTGCTAATGGGTAATATGTATTTAAAAAGAAAAGGAAGAAGTTGGACTTTAAGGAAAGAAAGCATAGAATTATGGCCAAAATGGATAGAGTTTCTAAGAGAATTTAATACTAAATTACAAATTACAAAGCCATTAATTCAACTTACTACAAATGAAGAAAAGTTTAAAAAACTTAAAAAATTCGTTAATGAAAATAATGATGAAAACTTAAAAATTTTAGAAAGAGACTCAACACTTATAAAGAATATAAAAAATACCTTCCAAATAAAAAATATAATGGGAATGATATCCCACAAAGATGGGAGGATAAATGCTTTTTCTTTACTACAGACATTAGATATATATCTAAAAATTAAAAAAGTTGCTTTTTTAGAAGATCAAATCATAGAAATTAGAAAATCAAAAAATCAATGGCTTTCTAAAACAAGAAACAACGAAGAAATCAAATCTGACATAGTTATTTTATGTAATTCTCTAAAAGCAGTCGATTTAATAGATAACCTATCTCACAACATCAAATTAAAACCTGTTTTGGGTCAAGCTATGGAAGTGAATATTAGCGATGCAGAAGTTAATTTTTTATCACTTCCAAAACAATTCAATATAAATGGTAAAAATATAATTCCAAAATCAAAAAATAAGCTTATAATTGGTTCAACTGATGAATATCGCACCAAGCCAGAAGACAATATATTCGAACAACTCACAGATTTTCTCGATAAAAAACCAAATTGGCTTACAAAAGATAAAATTTACAAAAAATGGTTTGGTATAAGGTCAAGACCTGATGGAGAACCATCACCAATTATGAGAAATTTGGAAGATGGCCTAATTGTATGTACAGGGTTTTACAAAAATGGATTTTTGCTTGCTCCAGCTTGCTCTAAATGGGTCGCTAATGAAATTAAGAATTACTTAACCTAATCTTTAGTTTCAGTAAAGTCAGCATCAATTACGTCATCACCGCCTTTTTCAGTTGAATCATTCTGATCAGGACCACCACCAGTTGGGCCAGATGTTGGTGGCTGATTGCCGGGTTGCTGATAAACAGATGACCCTACCGCATAAAGTTCTTGCTGGAGTTCTTCAAGAAGTTTTTTCATTGATTCATAATCTTCTTTTGAAGTTGCTTCTTTTAAAGCATTACTTTTTTCTTCGACTTTAGATTTTGCTGCAGCATCAATTTTGTCTCCAAGCTCACCAAGTTGCTTTTCTGTCTGATAAACAAGTGTTTCAGCTTGATTTTTTAAATCAATTTTTTCTCTTTTTTCTTTATCTGCAGATGCATTCGATTCAGCATCCTTTACCATTTTTTCTACTTCATTGTCAGATAAAGTAGAGGCACCAGTGATAGAAATACTTTGCTCTTTACCACTCCCTTTATCCTTAGCCGTAACGCTAAGAATACCATTTGCATCGATATCAAATGTAACTTCAATTTGAGGAACACCTCTTGGCGCTGAAGGTATACCATCCAATCTAAAAGTTCCTAAGCTTTTGTTGTCAGAAGCCATTTCTCTTTCGCCCTGCAAAACGTGTATTTCTACATTCGTTTGTCCATCTACAGCAGTTGAATATGTTTCAGACTTCTTCGTAGGCACTGTAGTATTTCGATTTATCATTTTTGTCATTACTCCCCCTAATGTCTCTACACCTAAAGAAAGTGGAGTAACGTCAAGCAACAATATATCCTTAACCTCTCCTGCTAAAACTCCTCCTTGAATTGCCGCTCCAACAGCTACTACCTCATCAGGATTAACAGTTTGATTTGGTTCTTTACCTATTATTTTTTTAACTAAATCTAGAACAGCAGGTATTCTTGATGAGCCTCCCACCATTACCACTTCATCAATTTCACTAGTAGAAATTTTTGCATCACTTATAGCTCTCTCAACTGGGGTCTTACACCTATCAATTAAGGAGGCTGCTAATTCCTCGAATTTTACCCTAGTTAAGTTCAAATCCAAATGTTTAGGACCTTCGGGCGTCGCTGTGATA contains:
- a CDS encoding FAD-binding oxidoreductase, coding for MKSLKENFQKTHIIIIGSGIIGKFNALELSELGFQVTIVDPAQQKNSSNAALGLLMGNMYLKRKGRSWTLRKESIELWPKWIEFLREFNTKLQITKPLIQLTTNEEKFKKLKKFVNENNDENLKILERDSTLIKNIKNTFQIKNIMGMISHKDGRINAFSLLQTLDIYLKIKKVAFLEDQIIEIRKSKNQWLSKTRNNEEIKSDIVILCNSLKAVDLIDNLSHNIKLKPVLGQAMEVNISDAEVNFLSLPKQFNINGKNIIPKSKNKLIIGSTDEYRTKPEDNIFEQLTDFLDKKPNWLTKDKIYKKWFGIRSRPDGEPSPIMRNLEDGLIVCTGFYKNGFLLAPACSKWVANEIKNYLT
- a CDS encoding ClC family H(+)/Cl(-) exchange transporter, with the protein product MPNLIKENIQKTSNNSSRSIKKLLRQRSLVVAFSLLLTGLGASITSIFFKTGIYFFNNWRLALLDQFPSITVLPIFGAVGGAIAGYLIKNIAPAAKGSGVCQIMGFLRHKKVPMNIKVGLVKLVSGIIAIGSGFPLGPEGPSVQMGGSVAWQMAKWLKAPTAFRRVIVAAGGGAGIAAVFSAPLGGFIYAIEELLNSARPVILLLVVVTTFIADSSADILQALGLDPKAGGFDFNLGFLIQKEYDPSVFFLPIDFIYLVLLGIIIGIFAELYSKYVLLMQNIGKKWYKNKFILKMSICGLILGSIYSFLPSTFHNLDELQKIIAEQNTSIGIALLAVLVLFITTGLAAASGAPGGLFYPMLTLGGSVGLIMGNWVEIATGHAPSTYIFAGMGAFVAGCSRTPITAMFLAFALTKNLLIMKPVLISCIASFFMARAFNEESIYERQIQIELED
- the purU gene encoding formyltetrahydrofolate deformylase; this encodes MEHPSIIFKIVCPDRPGLVSLLTSWISNYGGNIKHSDHHTDQDAGLFLSRIEWDSKNPSFNRDQIYDEFEKIASEVNGKFNVNYSDEIPNVAIFVSKQNHCLIDLLWRVRNGELKMKVPLIISNHSDLEIIANDFNAQFVYIDTFNNDKSDVEDQFLNLLQEYEIDLVVLAKYMQILSDSFLKKFSSIINIHHSFLPAFKGAQPYHRAWKRGVKLIGATAHYVTEDLDDGPIIEQCTVNVSHRDEVDDLIRKGRDIERIALARAVRLHLNHQVFVYNSKTAVFD
- the dnaK gene encoding molecular chaperone DnaK, which codes for MGKVVGIDLGTTNSCVAVMEGGKPTVIANAEGFRTTPSVVAYTKNQDQLVGQIAKRQAVMNPENTFYSAKRFVGRRVDEVNEESKEVSYSVEKSGSSVKLKCPILDKQFSPEEVSSQVLRKLADDAGKYLGEKVTQAVITVPAYFNDSQRQATKDAGKIAGLEVLRIVNEPTAAALAYGLDKENEKILVFDLGGGTFDVSVIEAGDGVTEVLSTSGDTHLGGDDFDRCIVDHLASTFKSNEGIDLRQDKQALQRLTEAAEKAKIELSNATQSEINLPFITATPEGPKHLDLNLTRVKFEELAASLIDRCKTPVERAISDAKISTSEIDEVVMVGGSSRIPAVLDLVKKIIGKEPNQTVNPDEVVAVGAAIQGGVLAGEVKDILLLDVTPLSLGVETLGGVMTKMINRNTTVPTKKSETYSTAVDGQTNVEIHVLQGEREMASDNKSLGTFRLDGIPSAPRGVPQIEVTFDIDANGILSVTAKDKGSGKEQSISITGASTLSDNEVEKMVKDAESNASADKEKREKIDLKNQAETLVYQTEKQLGELGDKIDAAAKSKVEEKSNALKEATSKEDYESMKKLLEELQQELYAVGSSVYQQPGNQPPTSGPTGGGPDQNDSTEKGGDDVIDADFTETKD